The segment TATTCTTCACAAATTCATCTACCGTAATTCCTTTCTTCTCATTAGGTTCCAGATCCCTGCGCCCCATGAATACGGAGTTATTTTCTATATCCCTTGGGCCAATCTCTAATCGTATTGGCACACCTTTCTTGATCCATTGCCACAGCTTCTCACCTCCAGCAATATCACGCTTATCAACTTCTACCACAAGCCGTTTATCATAATACCAGATAGATTTTAGTTCTGCTGCCAGTTTATTAACAAATTCCATCACGGTCTCGCGCTGCTCTTCCTTACGAATTATAGGCAAGATCACTATCTGGGCAGGTGCTACACGAGGTGGTAATACCAGTCCATTATCATCACTGTGTGCCATGATCAATGCCCCGATCATCCGCGTTGATACTCCCCAGGATGTTGTCCAGGCTATTTCCTCCACCCCTTCAGAGTTTTGAAACTTGATATTTGAGGATTTGGCAAAATTTTGTCCCAGAAAATGTGATGTTCCCGCCTGAAGTGCCTTTCTATCCTGCATCATCGCTTCTATTGAATATGTGCTAACTGCACCCGGAAATTTCTCACTCTCTGATTTCTGACCCTTGATAACAGGTAATGCCAGACACTTCTCGGCAAATTCTGCATATACATCCAGCATCTTATAGGTCTCTTCCATCGCTTCTGCCTCAGTGGCATGAACAGTATGACCTTCCTGCCACAAAAATTCCGTTGTCCGCAAGAACATCCGTGTCCGCAATTCCCAGCGTACCACATTTGCCCACTGATTGATCAGTAAGGGCAAATCACGATAAGAATTCACCCACTTGCTGAATGATGCTCCGATTATCGTCTCACTGGTAGGACGCACCACCAGTTCTTCAGTTAACTTTCCACCAGGCTTCAACCCACCCTTGCCGTCATCTTCCAGACGAGTATGAGTAACTACTGCGCATTCCTTGGCAAAGCCTTCCACGTGTTCTGCTTCTTTCTCAAAATATGATTTGGGTATGAATAATGGGAAATAAGCATTTACATGACCAGTTTCCTTGAACATTGCATCCAGATTCCTCTGGATATTTTCCCAGATTGTATAACCCCACGGTTTGATCACCATGCACCCGCGTACTTCACTATTTTCTGCCAGTTCTCCCGCTCTCACTACCTGCTGATACCATTGAGGATAATCATCCGCTCGGCATGGCTCTATGGCCGTTCTCATTTTTTTTCCCATCATTTTCTCCTAATCTGTTATCAATAAACCTTTTCCTTATGTACCATTACAAAAAACCTATCTCACACTCTTATGTCAATTAAAATACACTACAACGGATACCAATCCATCAAAGATCATTCAATTTTACCCCATCCAAAACCTTTCGAATGGTGCCTGCACCTTCGAAATGGTTGAATGTAAAATAAAATTTCTTCTGAATTCATGCCATAGTATCATAATATTTTTTGTAAAAACTGTAAACTCAGTGAACCCTGTAAACATAGAGGACACAGATTCGAATAAATTACTCCCTTTTAAACAACCTTACAGCGTTTACTATGTTCACCGAGTTTACATAATTCACAAAATGCTCACAAGTAGATTTCACCAAAAATCCAAATATTATTTCACTTCTGGTTATTACATACATTTTACCAGTATTTTCCTGTTTTTCGGCTTCAGAACCCCAAAGCAGACATAATATTATGTAAACTTATACCCAATCACCACAAATCACCTGATATTCGTAATCACAGACCTTTTTCAACCCCCAAG is part of the Candidatus Stygibacter australis genome and harbors:
- the proS gene encoding proline--tRNA ligase, with the translated sequence MRTAIEPCRADDYPQWYQQVVRAGELAENSEVRGCMVIKPWGYTIWENIQRNLDAMFKETGHVNAYFPLFIPKSYFEKEAEHVEGFAKECAVVTHTRLEDDGKGGLKPGGKLTEELVVRPTSETIIGASFSKWVNSYRDLPLLINQWANVVRWELRTRMFLRTTEFLWQEGHTVHATEAEAMEETYKMLDVYAEFAEKCLALPVIKGQKSESEKFPGAVSTYSIEAMMQDRKALQAGTSHFLGQNFAKSSNIKFQNSEGVEEIAWTTSWGVSTRMIGALIMAHSDDNGLVLPPRVAPAQIVILPIIRKEEQRETVMEFVNKLAAELKSIWYYDKRLVVEVDKRDIAGGEKLWQWIKKGVPIRLEIGPRDIENNSVFMGRRDLEPNEKKGITVDEFVKNITSLLDDIQQNIYQKALDFRQQHTHVIDDKEKFYAFFTPENEENPEIHGGFVHSHWCGSAECEEKIKEDLKVTIRNIPLDAKEEKGECICCGNESDKRVIFAKAY